In Segatella copri, the DNA window CCTCCTGGTTAGCTCCTGCCCAGTTGATACCACCACCTACGAAGGCAGTAGCGTTGAACACGCGATTCGGGTTCCAACCACAGAAGAGGTTAGAGAGGTTGAACATGAAGTCCACACCCGGAGCTACATATTTCCATTTGTAGCTGGCGGTATACGGAGTACCGTCCTTGGTAGCCTTGTATCCGTTCCATCCGCCCTTGCTCCAGATACCGTTAATCTGACCACGGAGTCCGAAGACAGGAGAGAACTGGTAGCCGATGGCACCCTGGAAGTTAGGAGAAAGCAAGTCTGAGAAGCTTGCCTCACCCACAGTATATTGCCCACCAGCCTGAACATCCAGGAACCAGTGACGCTTAAACTGATATTCGTTTCCATCCTTGTCTGTGTAGGATGCTTGCGCCATAGCGGCAGTAGAGCCGATGGCTAACAAAGAAGCTGCATATAAACACTTAATAGATTTCATCATAATTTAATTGTTTTGTTATTGATTCACTCCTTTGACAAACAAACTTATGTATTTGTTTGAAGCATTTGAATTAACTACAATTTCTTTATTAAAACTCCCGATAACAGATCCTTTCCCATCATAAGTGATGATGATAGATCCTTTTTTGTCTGGCATGATGGGAGTTTTACTGAAACTAGCTTCAATACAGCCGCAATAACCATGTACATCATGGAGTATTAATGGAGATTTTCCTATATTTTGAAAATCGAACCTAACCTTCTGCAGTTTTTTTGAACCAACCTTGCCGAAATCATGTTCATATTTCAGAAACTTTATTTTCGACTTTTCAGAATCGGGCAGTTTATCATATTTGTATTCAGCCTCCATCCGTTCTCCAGGAGTCAGTTCTTTTTTCTTTTCGGAGCAACTGGCTGTGAATATAGCACAGCACATAAGAAAGAACAGAACTTTCTTACTCATCATAAGTTATCTTGATGGCAGCTCTACCTTCATTCATATCAGTTTCCTGACGATAAAGTGCTCCGTCTCTCAGATAATAATAGGCAGGATCACCATTCCATTTTATAGTGGCAAATGGACGCTTGTGATCATCTCCATCACTCCAGGTGATTTGCTCTTTCTTCTCATTACCGGCAAACTGAATTGTACCGGTATAGTCTTCGTTCAGAACG includes these proteins:
- a CDS encoding DUF1573 domain-containing protein yields the protein MMSKKVLFFLMCCAIFTASCSEKKKELTPGERMEAEYKYDKLPDSEKSKIKFLKYEHDFGKVGSKKLQKVRFDFQNIGKSPLILHDVHGYCGCIEASFSKTPIMPDKKGSIIITYDGKGSVIGSFNKEIVVNSNASNKYISLFVKGVNQ